The following proteins come from a genomic window of Flavobacterium eburneipallidum:
- a CDS encoding IS1096 element passenger TnpR family protein, producing the protein MVYKFRVILDAEEDIFRDIAILAEDTLEDLHNAIFNSFGFDGMEVASFYTCDDTWNQEDEIPMFDTGDIPGEQKTMSDYQLSDILDKENTKIIYVYDFINMWTFLVELAAIEEIVAGNTYPETIFAVGAMPDEAMEKQFLADDDENESYNEFEDDLDEEDLDMFSGDDSFEDYGFEENWN; encoded by the coding sequence ATGGTTTACAAATTCAGAGTAATTCTTGATGCCGAAGAGGACATTTTTAGAGATATTGCGATACTTGCCGAAGACACTTTAGAGGATTTACACAACGCCATCTTCAATTCTTTTGGATTTGACGGAATGGAAGTAGCTTCTTTCTATACTTGTGATGATACCTGGAATCAGGAAGACGAAATCCCAATGTTTGATACTGGCGATATTCCGGGCGAACAAAAAACGATGAGTGATTATCAGCTTTCGGATATTTTGGATAAAGAAAATACCAAAATAATTTATGTTTATGACTTCATCAACATGTGGACTTTCCTTGTAGAATTAGCCGCAATCGAAGAAATTGTTGCTGGAAATACGTATCCAGAAACCATTTTTGCTGTTGGTGCAATGCCTGACGAAGCAATGGAAAAACAATTTCTTGCCGACGATGATGAAAATGAAAGTTACAACGAATTTGAAGACGATCTAGACGAAGAAGATTTAGATATGTTTAGCGGAGACGATAGTTTTGAAGACTATGGCTTCGAAGAAAACTGGAATTAA
- a CDS encoding HPP family protein has protein sequence MPIQKIKRSYRKTRYILYKETLVDWKEHFWAFLGSFVGIGILAYIQSIHFSGNDAVYLIGSFGASSVLVYGIIQSPFSQPRNLVGGHLISAFIGVTVNKLLPDIIWIAAPLAVSLSIVLMQITKTLHPPGGATALIAIIGSDKIKDLGYIYLFSPVLIGVLILLLTALIFNNMTSNRSYPSHPNYHLIKKKLLHKIKK, from the coding sequence ATGCCTATCCAAAAAATAAAAAGAAGCTACCGCAAGACCCGTTATATTCTCTACAAAGAAACATTGGTGGATTGGAAGGAGCATTTTTGGGCATTTTTGGGTTCATTTGTTGGTATTGGAATTCTAGCTTATATACAATCCATTCATTTTTCTGGAAATGATGCGGTTTATTTGATTGGTTCTTTTGGAGCATCGAGTGTACTGGTTTATGGTATTATTCAAAGTCCGTTTTCGCAACCTCGAAACTTGGTTGGTGGTCATTTGATTTCTGCTTTTATAGGTGTTACCGTTAACAAGTTGCTTCCCGATATTATTTGGATAGCAGCTCCACTGGCTGTTTCACTTTCTATTGTTTTAATGCAGATTACCAAAACCCTACATCCACCTGGAGGTGCAACTGCACTTATCGCTATTATTGGTTCGGACAAGATTAAAGACCTTGGCTATATTTACCTATTTTCGCCTGTTTTGATTGGTGTTTTGATTCTATTACTAACCGCTTTAATTTTTAACAATATGACTTCTAACAGAAGTTATCCCAGTCATCCAAACTATCATCTTATTAAGAAAAAGTTACTTCATAAAATTAAAAAATAA
- a CDS encoding nucleoid-associated protein, with the protein MINLFNTYIETLSIHRVGNKSRNEAIFLSEEAFKLNDEVVPLIKEYFFKPFREKEENYFQFAHEVDLEYNDMFKFATQIFENPSSLHEVSKQITTHLFEQSNHPHIKNGEVYITHLTNINIDNNVVDAIGIFKSELQADFLQFEEKGTNLEMILQQGINLSKLDKGCIIFNYKKEEGYKILTVDSNRYDARYWLEHFLSVDAFEDENFITKKYLKFCQGFAKDVVFPAEDKKEEVMFMNRSVNYFAKNDQFEETNFLNEVLDNPDLIPEFKNYKVDKGEKYSIEDITTFPIANAAVSDARKSIKNVINLDTQIQIKMDFINPESAEKFVEKGWDEEKQMYYYLVYFNKEVKS; encoded by the coding sequence ATGATCAATTTATTTAACACGTACATAGAAACGTTATCCATTCACAGAGTGGGAAACAAAAGCCGAAACGAAGCTATTTTTTTATCGGAAGAAGCTTTTAAACTAAATGACGAAGTAGTTCCTTTAATCAAAGAATATTTCTTTAAGCCTTTTCGGGAAAAAGAAGAAAACTACTTTCAATTTGCACACGAAGTAGATCTAGAGTACAACGATATGTTCAAATTCGCTACACAAATTTTTGAAAATCCAAGTAGTTTACACGAAGTTTCGAAACAAATCACGACTCATTTATTCGAACAATCCAATCATCCACACATCAAAAACGGAGAGGTTTATATAACACATTTGACCAATATCAATATCGACAATAATGTAGTGGATGCTATTGGAATTTTTAAAAGCGAGCTACAAGCAGATTTCTTGCAATTTGAAGAAAAAGGAACCAACCTAGAAATGATTTTGCAACAAGGAATCAATTTGAGCAAACTAGACAAAGGTTGTATTATTTTTAATTACAAAAAAGAAGAAGGGTACAAAATCCTAACTGTTGACAGTAACCGTTATGATGCTCGCTATTGGTTAGAACATTTCCTTTCGGTTGATGCTTTCGAAGACGAAAACTTCATCACTAAAAAATACTTGAAATTTTGTCAAGGTTTTGCTAAAGATGTTGTTTTTCCTGCCGAAGACAAAAAAGAAGAAGTAATGTTTATGAATCGTTCTGTGAATTATTTTGCCAAAAATGATCAGTTTGAAGAAACCAATTTCCTAAACGAAGTTTTGGACAATCCTGATTTGATTCCAGAATTCAAAAACTATAAAGTTGACAAAGGCGAAAAATACAGTATTGAAGATATTACGACTTTCCCTATTGCGAATGCAGCGGTTTCTGATGCTAGAAAATCGATTAAAAATGTAATCAACTTGGATACACAAATTCAAATCAAAATGGATTTCATCAATCCAGAAAGTGCCGAGAAATTTGTAGAAAAAGGCTGGGACGAAGAAAAACAAATGTACTATTACTTGGTTTATTTCAATAAAGAAGTAAAAAGCTAG
- a CDS encoding SdiA-regulated domain-containing protein, with product MKKAFLVSFSLVLLACQQDSSQMQTLYSLPKKLKEVSGITYFPDTNLLYTLEDSGNANEVYALNSEGKLEKTITITNAINVDWEDITKDKDNNLYIGDFGNNDNERQDLCIYKVANKELDKENAVAEYKISFSYPEQTEFPPKKKELFYDVEGFFEYQNYFYLFTKNRSKNFDGTAFIYKIPNAPGTQKAVKIGEFKTCDNYNHCVLTSATISPDGTKVVVLSHDKILLFQGFQDDLFHKGTQTEILLGDFSQKEAVVFKDNNTLLIADEKTNKVGGKVYEFKLK from the coding sequence ATGAAAAAAGCTTTTTTAGTATCCTTTTCTTTGGTCTTGTTAGCCTGTCAGCAAGATTCAAGCCAAATGCAAACCCTCTATTCTTTGCCTAAAAAGTTAAAAGAAGTTTCAGGAATTACTTATTTTCCAGACACTAATTTGCTTTACACATTAGAAGATAGTGGTAATGCCAATGAAGTTTATGCCTTGAATTCAGAAGGAAAATTAGAAAAAACAATAACGATTACCAATGCTATCAATGTAGATTGGGAAGATATTACTAAAGATAAAGACAATAATTTATACATTGGTGATTTTGGTAATAATGATAATGAACGCCAAGATTTGTGTATTTATAAAGTTGCCAATAAAGAATTAGATAAAGAAAATGCGGTAGCTGAATATAAAATTTCCTTTTCTTATCCAGAACAAACGGAATTTCCGCCCAAGAAAAAAGAACTTTTTTATGATGTAGAAGGTTTTTTTGAATACCAAAATTACTTTTATCTTTTTACCAAAAACCGAAGCAAAAACTTTGACGGAACGGCATTTATCTACAAAATTCCAAATGCTCCTGGAACTCAAAAAGCGGTAAAAATTGGAGAATTCAAAACCTGTGACAATTACAATCATTGCGTTTTAACCAGTGCAACCATTAGTCCTGACGGAACAAAAGTGGTGGTTTTGAGCCACGACAAAATTCTATTATTTCAAGGTTTTCAAGACGATTTGTTTCATAAAGGAACGCAAACCGAAATTCTATTGGGTGATTTTTCTCAAAAAGAAGCCGTTGTTTTTAAAGATAATAATACGCTTCTTATTGCCGATGAAAAGACGAACAAAGTAGGAGGTAAGGTCTATGAATTTAAGTTGAAGTGA
- a CDS encoding Pycsar system effector family protein, which translates to MNLTEQCEDFVYNLLKGKLSKLYSYHNFNHTLSVVNAVKELCINEKVPDSDKEILLIAAWFHDTGYINGNLNHEAESIVIATQFLKEKKQSDEFIASVANLILATAKEYQPKNHLEKIIKDADFIHITSSEYLSTCECLRLELNNTTNMSFSNLQWATENFDFLLNKHQFYTDFAQKNWQPLKDKNIKRIQKKINKQEKKKNMLIEDENKKKEKVEKTDRGVDTLFRVTLGNHTQLSGIADSKANILLSVNAIIISIALSSIIPKLDSPKNAHLVIPVFIMLISSVTTIIFAILSTRPKVTTGFFTRADVEAKKVNLMFFGNFYKMPIEEYEWAMNEMMKDRDYLYSTMIKDLYYLGLVLQRKYNLLRITYNIFMIGIIVTVIAFIIAFKSVGL; encoded by the coding sequence ATGAATCTAACAGAACAATGCGAAGATTTCGTTTATAATTTACTCAAAGGTAAGCTTTCTAAACTGTATTCCTACCATAATTTTAATCACACCTTAAGTGTTGTCAATGCTGTAAAAGAGCTTTGTATAAACGAAAAAGTTCCAGATTCGGATAAAGAAATTCTTTTAATAGCCGCATGGTTTCACGATACGGGTTACATCAATGGAAATCTGAATCACGAAGCCGAAAGTATCGTTATTGCCACTCAATTTTTAAAAGAAAAAAAGCAATCGGACGAATTTATAGCCAGTGTTGCTAATTTAATTTTAGCTACAGCCAAAGAATATCAGCCTAAAAATCATTTGGAAAAAATTATTAAAGATGCCGATTTTATCCATATCACCAGTTCTGAATATCTTTCAACTTGTGAATGTTTGCGCCTTGAATTGAATAATACTACCAATATGTCTTTTTCTAATTTGCAATGGGCTACAGAAAATTTTGATTTCTTGTTGAACAAACACCAATTCTACACTGATTTTGCTCAAAAAAATTGGCAACCTTTAAAAGACAAAAATATAAAACGCATTCAGAAAAAAATTAACAAACAAGAAAAGAAAAAAAATATGTTAATTGAGGACGAAAATAAAAAGAAAGAAAAAGTAGAAAAAACCGATCGTGGAGTAGATACTTTGTTTCGGGTAACGTTAGGAAATCATACGCAATTGAGTGGCATTGCTGATAGTAAAGCGAATATTTTATTGTCGGTCAATGCTATTATTATCTCAATCGCATTGTCTTCGATTATTCCAAAACTGGACAGTCCTAAAAATGCTCATTTGGTTATTCCTGTTTTTATTATGCTGATTTCGAGTGTGACCACAATAATTTTTGCCATTTTATCGACAAGACCCAAAGTTACTACAGGATTTTTTACCCGTGCAGATGTCGAAGCCAAAAAAGTGAATCTGATGTTTTTTGGAAATTTCTATAAAATGCCTATCGAAGAATACGAATGGGCAATGAACGAAATGATGAAAGATCGGGATTATTTGTACTCAACAATGATAAAAGATTTGTATTATTTAGGCTTGGTTTTACAACGAAAATACAATCTATTGCGGATTACCTACAATATTTTTATGATAGGAATTATTGTGACAGTTATCGCATTTATCATAGCGTTCAAGTCAGTTGGACTTTAA
- a CDS encoding GAF domain-containing protein, producing the protein MATNFDINSPFKTIISFHKLIESFEEIALSDVDYRSNYAKAILKEIEPLPEFRTGIEDYSIIQKNETLIHHLLADLFPTALTKNEIKAVTIPFQNLTFNYTERFKSILKNAGTTFDMEIRDFDDHQFYISNCCLILQMYYKQKIDFNRPFFYDIPDENGIVKHYRILYNADFMEIIPTQKALSLTPEDIDLLIDNYNDLELWKSKFPVGSWILKGFGIVSLFDATTENAISNLKSNLLKPDKVTPSEIIQSIFTSLFKIPGLKIGFIIYNQEEEKFNTPFKIDVQMNSFLLSSEHEVDCKNAFFGCSFENLLQKKEAFVISNVQKFANEIGNERLGQHLLHQNIGSCIFAPVIKDDHLLGILEIVSENPRELNSVNATKLDLVLPYLTDTIDRYNTDMQHQIEAIIQREYTTIHPSVYWKFKRESQSYFQNSNHTKDYIFKEIVFKNVYPLYGQIDIKGSSEHRNETVKKDLKNQLTTLLEIFENQDTKSNLVLLEQRKFELESMRKELEFPLKADTEQQIQRYIEEEIHPILKNTKGNAKNEKSELLYFESLDEKTGLFYQERKKFDNAMSIINKKLASILDRKQLEAQQIYPHYYERFKTDGVEHNLYIGASISPTKPFDMMYLHNLRLWQLQTLCEMELEHHQLKATLQYQLDVTSLILVFSSPLSIRFRMDEKRFDVDGTYNARYEVVKKRIDKAHIKGSKERITEKEKITIVFSQVAEENEYLKYIKYLQHKKILEPKIEQFEVEDLQGVSGLRAIRVKVANTENNFPSPKITYQDLLDEIN; encoded by the coding sequence ATGGCTACTAATTTCGACATCAACAGTCCTTTTAAAACGATAATCTCTTTTCACAAATTAATCGAATCTTTTGAAGAAATTGCTTTATCAGATGTAGATTATCGTTCGAATTATGCCAAAGCCATTCTAAAAGAAATTGAACCTTTGCCTGAATTTAGAACCGGAATTGAAGATTATTCGATTATTCAAAAAAATGAAACACTAATTCATCACTTACTTGCCGATTTGTTCCCAACTGCTTTGACCAAAAATGAAATTAAAGCCGTAACCATTCCGTTTCAGAATTTAACTTTCAATTATACCGAACGTTTTAAGAGTATTTTAAAAAATGCTGGGACTACATTCGACATGGAAATTCGTGATTTTGATGACCACCAATTTTACATCAGCAATTGTTGTTTGATTTTGCAAATGTATTACAAACAAAAAATTGATTTCAACCGTCCTTTCTTTTATGATATTCCAGATGAAAATGGAATTGTAAAACATTATCGCATTTTATACAATGCCGATTTTATGGAAATTATTCCAACCCAAAAAGCACTTTCTTTAACACCAGAAGACATTGACCTATTAATTGATAATTACAATGATCTTGAACTTTGGAAATCAAAATTTCCTGTTGGAAGCTGGATTTTAAAAGGTTTTGGGATTGTTTCTCTATTTGATGCTACAACCGAAAATGCCATTTCAAATCTGAAAAGTAATTTATTAAAACCTGATAAAGTTACTCCATCCGAAATTATTCAATCTATTTTCACCTCGCTTTTTAAAATTCCAGGCTTAAAAATAGGATTCATTATTTACAATCAAGAAGAGGAAAAGTTCAACACTCCCTTTAAAATAGATGTTCAAATGAATAGTTTTCTGCTTTCGTCAGAGCATGAAGTCGATTGCAAAAATGCTTTCTTTGGCTGTTCCTTTGAAAATTTATTGCAAAAAAAAGAAGCGTTTGTAATTTCAAATGTCCAAAAATTTGCCAACGAGATAGGTAACGAAAGATTAGGACAACATTTGCTGCATCAAAATATTGGCAGTTGTATTTTTGCACCCGTCATCAAAGACGACCATTTATTAGGCATATTGGAAATTGTATCTGAAAATCCACGAGAATTAAATAGTGTAAATGCCACCAAATTAGATTTGGTTTTACCTTATTTGACCGACACGATTGATCGTTACAATACCGATATGCAACACCAAATCGAAGCCATTATTCAAAGAGAATATACTACGATTCACCCAAGTGTGTATTGGAAATTCAAAAGAGAATCCCAAAGTTATTTTCAAAACAGCAATCATACCAAAGATTATATTTTTAAGGAAATAGTTTTCAAAAATGTCTATCCTTTGTACGGGCAAATTGACATCAAAGGTTCATCGGAACACCGAAATGAAACGGTAAAAAAAGACCTGAAAAACCAATTGACTACTCTTTTGGAAATTTTCGAAAATCAAGACACAAAATCAAATTTAGTGCTTTTGGAACAACGCAAATTTGAATTAGAATCAATGCGAAAAGAATTGGAATTTCCTTTGAAAGCCGACACCGAACAACAGATTCAGCGTTATATTGAAGAAGAAATTCATCCTATTTTAAAAAATACGAAAGGCAATGCCAAAAACGAAAAATCAGAACTTTTGTATTTTGAAAGTCTTGACGAAAAAACAGGTTTGTTCTATCAGGAACGAAAAAAGTTTGATAATGCCATGTCCATAATCAACAAAAAACTAGCTTCGATTTTAGACCGAAAACAACTGGAAGCCCAACAAATTTATCCGCATTATTACGAACGCTTCAAAACGGATGGCGTGGAACACAATTTGTATATTGGAGCTTCGATTTCGCCTACAAAACCTTTTGACATGATGTATTTGCACAATTTGCGTTTGTGGCAATTGCAAACTTTGTGCGAAATGGAATTGGAACACCACCAGCTCAAAGCGACTTTGCAGTATCAATTGGATGTTACTTCGTTGATTTTGGTATTTAGTTCGCCACTTTCTATCCGTTTTCGAATGGACGAAAAACGTTTTGATGTGGATGGAACTTACAATGCACGCTATGAAGTGGTCAAAAAACGAATCGATAAAGCACACATAAAAGGATCGAAAGAACGCATCACCGAAAAAGAAAAAATTACGATTGTATTTTCTCAAGTTGCTGAAGAAAACGAATATTTAAAATACATCAAATACTTGCAACACAAAAAAATATTGGAACCCAAAATAGAACAATTTGAGGTAGAAGATTTACAAGGCGTTTCTGGATTAAGAGCGATTCGAGTGAAAGTGGCTAATACTGAAAATAATTTTCCTTCACCAAAAATAACTTATCAAGATTTATTGGACGAAATAAATTAA
- a CDS encoding metallophosphoesterase: MKLFLNYPFISKIKTYLILFSLLLLLHSCATHHAQYGKKVAANESDNATDSLKITHTFYLVGDAGDADEEKSQQTLDLLHQKLKKANKKSTLLFLGDNIYPKGFPSDGDAKTKTLAEKKLTNQLELTKGFKGKTIFIPGNHDWYSGIKGLQLQANFVTNYLKDKKAFSPRNACPIEDIKIDSITALVTIDSEWFLENWDNHTTINDDCDIKTREDFFAELESILNKNQEKTVIIAIHHPLMTNGTHGGQFSLEKQLFPLEQKIPLPVVGSLINLVRKTSGISPQDLQNKQYAILSKRIKTLIQNQKNVIVVSGHDHNLQYIDNENIKQIISGAGSKSEAARAINPNDFSYGGNGYATLTLFKTGDAKVTFFGNENQKEKMLFENEIIKVKEVNWASNWPTQFPATISTSIYSKEMTQKSWFHKFLFGKHYRKYYSQPIEVKIASLDTVFGGLKPMREGGGHQSKSLRMINPQGKEYAMRAMKKSATRFLQSVAFKDQYVENDFEDTYAEGFLLDFYTTSHPYTPFAVGNLADKIGLAHTNPVLYYIPKQNALKEFNSNFGDELYLVEERPTDNQKNARSFGKPNDIISTADMMKNLHKDEKYSVDEKEYIKARLFDMLIGDWDRHEDQWRWGEYKVGDKIVYKPIPRDRDQAFTKYDGKLLSILMNIPALRHMRTFGKKIDNVKWLNREPYPLDLAFVRTSGKNDWIGQAKFIQENLSDAEIDKVFDNLPKEVQDGTIEEIKQNLKNRKKELQKYAATYSDVLSRTVMIAGTDKKDKFVLNHSAKKGLELKVYRIKKDGEELIYTKIYSDKTTKNIWIYGLDDDDVYEVTGTAKSKILIRLIGGQNNDSYTIENGKRVVIYDFKSKPNTYDLDKKAQKVLTDDYEVNLYNSNKPKYNVFSGLPTAGFNPDDGVKLGLNLNYTVNNFKQNPYTQRHVLNSYYYFATGGFEFDYKAHFPGLLGNWVIDVEAKYTTPNFAINYFGSGNETTNNDQDLGMDYNRVRIQQINVAPAIRHVGRYGNEFSFQAIFNQMEVEKTANRYINIPGTVDPKVFEDQLYGGAKINYSFSNSDFNPKPTLGIGFNVSATWMTNLRDTKRSFPVLESNLSFVHKINSNGRLVLGTNIKAKSILNNNYEFYQGVTLGGDKDLRGYRTERFLGNTAFSQSTDLRYTIGKIRKTIAPLTYGILAGFDYGRIWLDGENSEKWHNDFGGGLWLNGINLVTARISYFKSPEEAGRVVFGAAYSF; this comes from the coding sequence ATGAAATTGTTTTTGAATTATCCTTTTATAAGCAAGATTAAAACTTATCTTATCCTATTTTCGCTATTATTGCTACTACATTCTTGCGCAACACACCACGCTCAATATGGAAAAAAAGTAGCTGCCAACGAATCAGATAACGCAACTGACAGCCTAAAAATTACACACACTTTTTATTTAGTAGGAGATGCTGGCGATGCCGATGAAGAGAAATCACAGCAAACCCTTGATTTACTGCATCAAAAACTAAAAAAAGCCAATAAAAAATCGACCTTATTATTTTTAGGAGACAATATTTATCCTAAAGGTTTTCCGAGTGATGGCGATGCAAAAACAAAAACTTTAGCCGAAAAAAAACTGACCAATCAATTGGAATTGACCAAAGGATTTAAAGGGAAAACAATTTTTATTCCTGGTAATCACGATTGGTACAGCGGTATAAAAGGGTTGCAGTTACAAGCCAATTTTGTAACCAATTATTTGAAAGATAAAAAAGCATTTTCGCCTCGAAATGCCTGTCCAATCGAAGATATAAAAATTGATAGTATCACCGCTTTGGTTACCATTGATAGCGAATGGTTTTTAGAAAACTGGGACAATCATACCACAATCAATGACGACTGCGACATCAAAACAAGGGAAGATTTCTTTGCTGAATTAGAAAGTATTCTAAACAAAAATCAAGAAAAGACGGTTATCATTGCCATTCATCATCCTTTGATGACTAACGGTACTCATGGCGGACAATTTTCTTTGGAAAAACAATTGTTTCCATTGGAACAAAAAATACCGTTGCCAGTTGTGGGTTCACTCATTAATTTAGTACGAAAAACATCAGGAATTAGTCCGCAAGACCTTCAAAATAAACAATATGCTATTCTTTCCAAAAGGATAAAAACACTGATTCAAAATCAGAAAAATGTAATTGTTGTTTCTGGTCACGATCATAATTTGCAATACATTGACAACGAAAATATCAAACAAATTATTAGTGGTGCAGGATCCAAATCGGAAGCAGCAAGAGCCATAAATCCTAATGATTTTTCTTATGGTGGTAATGGTTATGCTACTTTAACATTATTTAAAACTGGTGATGCGAAAGTAACATTTTTTGGCAATGAGAATCAAAAAGAAAAAATGCTTTTTGAAAACGAAATTATAAAAGTGAAAGAAGTGAATTGGGCATCCAACTGGCCTACTCAATTTCCTGCCACAATCTCAACATCCATTTATTCTAAAGAAATGACTCAAAAAAGTTGGTTTCATAAATTTCTTTTTGGAAAGCATTATCGAAAATATTACAGCCAACCCATCGAAGTAAAAATAGCTAGTTTAGATACCGTTTTTGGTGGTTTGAAACCCATGCGAGAAGGAGGAGGACACCAATCGAAATCATTGCGAATGATCAATCCTCAAGGAAAAGAATATGCCATGCGAGCGATGAAAAAAAGTGCTACCCGATTTTTACAATCCGTAGCTTTCAAGGATCAATATGTCGAAAATGATTTTGAAGACACTTATGCCGAAGGTTTTTTATTGGATTTTTACACCACATCACATCCATATACACCATTTGCAGTGGGCAATTTAGCTGACAAAATTGGTTTAGCGCATACCAATCCTGTGTTGTATTATATTCCGAAACAAAATGCTTTGAAAGAATTTAATTCTAATTTTGGAGATGAATTGTATCTCGTAGAAGAGCGTCCGACTGATAATCAAAAAAATGCTCGCAGTTTTGGCAAACCCAACGATATTATCAGCACCGCTGATATGATGAAAAATCTGCACAAAGACGAAAAATATTCGGTTGACGAAAAAGAATACATCAAAGCGCGTTTGTTTGATATGCTTATTGGCGATTGGGACAGGCACGAAGATCAATGGCGTTGGGGCGAATATAAAGTGGGTGATAAAATAGTTTACAAACCCATTCCGAGAGATCGTGACCAAGCTTTTACTAAATATGATGGCAAATTGCTTTCGATTTTGATGAATATTCCAGCGTTGAGACACATGCGCACTTTTGGAAAAAAAATCGATAATGTCAAATGGCTCAATCGTGAACCTTATCCATTGGATTTGGCTTTTGTTCGAACTTCTGGTAAAAATGATTGGATTGGACAAGCCAAATTTATTCAAGAAAATCTTTCGGATGCTGAAATTGACAAGGTTTTTGACAATTTGCCAAAAGAAGTTCAAGATGGAACGATTGAAGAAATTAAGCAAAATCTGAAAAACAGAAAAAAAGAACTTCAAAAATATGCGGCTACTTATTCGGATGTGTTAAGTCGCACAGTTATGATTGCTGGAACGGATAAAAAAGACAAATTTGTACTGAATCATAGTGCTAAAAAAGGGCTGGAACTAAAAGTGTATCGCATCAAAAAAGACGGAGAAGAATTAATTTATACCAAAATCTATTCGGATAAAACCACCAAAAATATTTGGATTTACGGTTTGGACGATGATGATGTGTATGAAGTAACTGGAACCGCTAAATCAAAAATATTGATTCGCTTAATCGGTGGTCAAAACAATGATTCGTACACTATTGAAAACGGAAAAAGAGTGGTAATTTACGACTTCAAATCAAAACCAAATACGTATGATTTAGATAAAAAAGCCCAAAAAGTACTTACGGATGATTATGAAGTGAATTTATACAATAGCAATAAACCAAAATACAATGTCTTTTCTGGTTTGCCAACGGCGGGTTTTAATCCAGATGATGGTGTCAAACTAGGTTTGAATTTGAATTACACGGTAAACAATTTCAAACAAAATCCATACACACAACGACACGTTTTAAACAGCTATTATTATTTTGCAACTGGTGGTTTCGAATTCGATTATAAAGCACATTTTCCTGGGTTATTGGGCAATTGGGTTATTGATGTAGAAGCCAAATATACCACACCCAACTTTGCTATCAATTATTTTGGTTCTGGAAATGAAACTACAAATAACGATCAAGATTTGGGAATGGATTACAACAGAGTTCGTATCCAACAAATAAATGTTGCTCCAGCTATTAGGCACGTTGGTCGCTACGGAAACGAATTTAGTTTTCAGGCTATTTTTAACCAGATGGAAGTGGAAAAAACAGCCAATCGATACATTAACATACCTGGAACTGTAGATCCAAAAGTTTTTGAAGATCAGCTGTACGGAGGTGCGAAAATAAATTACAGTTTTAGCAATTCCGATTTTAATCCCAAACCTACTTTGGGAATAGGTTTTAACGTTTCGGCAACTTGGATGACCAATTTAAGAGATACTAAAAGGAGTTTTCCTGTTCTAGAAAGTAATTTAAGTTTTGTGCACAAAATAAATTCTAATGGAAGATTGGTTTTGGGAACTAACATCAAAGCCAAATCCATTTTGAATAACAATTACGAATTCTATCAAGGAGTAACTCTTGGAGGCGATAAAGATTTACGAGGTTATAGAACCGAACGTTTTCTGGGTAATACTGCTTTCTCACAAAGTACTGATTTGCGCTACACTATTGGTAAAATCCGCAAAACCATTGCACCGTTAACCTACGGAATTTTAGCTGGATTTGATTATGGGCGAATTTGGTTGGATGGAGAAAATTCAGAAAAATGGCACAATGATTTTGGTGGTGGACTTTGGCTTAACGGAATTAATCTAGTTACAGCCAGAATTTCTTATTTTAAATCTCCTGAAGAAGCTGGAAGAGTAGTTTTTGGAGCGGCTTATAGTTTTTGA